Within the Candidatus Paracaedimonas acanthamoebae genome, the region TCTGATCAGCGGAAGTAAGGTCATCATATCCACCAATGTGGTGATCATTAATAAAAATTTGCGGGACTGTTTTGCGGCCGCCTGCTTTTTCCATAAGAGCAAGACGCTCTTGAGGATCTGAAACGTCGACTTCTGTGAACATCAACCCTTTTCTTGTTAAAAGATTTTTTGCCAGCGTACAATAAGGGCAGATAGGTGTAGAATAGATAATAATGGTGTTCTGGAGGATAGACATGGGAGTCTCAAATCTTTGGTTTAATAACTTTTGCTAATGTTAATATATCTATTTGCTTTGCACCAGATTTTTTTAAAATCTTAGTACAAGCTTGTACGGTTGCACCTGACGTAAAAACGTCATCAATAAGCAAAATGTGTTTATCGCGAATAAGTTGTTTATATTTTTTGTTTAATTTAAAGGCATTAGAAACGTTTTTTTCCCGTTCTTTAGAGGTTAATTCGCCTTGAGGTGGCGTTCTACGAGTACGCTCAAGAAGATCGGGTAGGTGAGGGATTTTTGTTTTTTTGCTAAGTTTTTGGCTTAAAAGTGCTGCTTGATTATAGCCTCTATAAACGAGTCGACTCCAATGTAAAGGGGTGGGAACAAGATATTCAGCTTGTGGAAATAAATCATGCCCCGCTTGATAGAGCCATTCCGCAAAAAGAGGCGTTATATGAAGGGCGTCAGCATGCTTAAAGCGAAGGATCATCGGTTTGCTTGCATCATTATAATAAATAGCAGCACGTGCTCTTGCGAAAAGGGGGGATTTTCGAGCGCACGGGGCGCAAATATTTTCATTTTCAATAGAAATATTAAAGGGAAATCCACAGAGAGAGCAGAAAGGTTTACTGATGAAGTTAATTTTTTCCCAACAATCTGCGCAAAGGCCACCTTGTTGCAAGACAGAAGTGGTGCAATTAATGCATTGAGGCGGTAAAATAAAATCAAGTAACTTGCTGCTTATGTCCTTAATGAGGGGCCGCATCATAATAAACTTGCTTGTTTGAGGGGAAGGGTCTCTGACGCAAAAAGAGCATCTTCGATTGAGAGTTGAACACGATCTTTGCCCGACCAGGAATCAAGTTTTAAGGCTCCTAAGATATGAAAGAGGCGACCAGAATGATTTAAAAGCGCTGGTCCTAAAGGAGTTTCATAACTTTTAAAAGCAATTGCTTGAAGTCGATTTCCTTCCAAGGTCCCTATCTGACATTTGATGTGATTCTTGCCAACAATCTCTGCATGAAGGATGCGAATATTTGAAAAGACAAATCGTGGCGTAGGATTGCCTTGTCCATAAGGTGCTAAGCGTTCTAATTTTTGTAAGAATTCAGGCGTTGCAGAACTTAAGGAAAGGTAGCCATCAATTGTTAGGCGAGGAACTAAATCAAGATTGAGAGCTTGGATGCGTTCATTTAAAAAAGTTTTGAAGAGATCAAGTTTTGATTTTTCTATGGTAAAACCTGCAGCCATGGCATGTCCTCCGCCTGCTATGATAAGATTGCTTTGGCGTGCTGCTTGGATAAGAGAGCCTAGGTCAATGCCCGTAATAGAACGACCAGAGCCTTTTCCAATCCCGTTTTCATCAAAGCTTATCACTAGCGTTGGGCGGTGGTAAGAATCTTTGAGTCGACCTGCAACAATTCCTATGACGCCAGGGTGCCAATGTGTGTTTTCAACAATTAAAATAGAGCTTTGATTAATTTCAATGGCAGCTTGAGATTGGGCTTCTTGAAGGACTTCGGCCT harbors:
- the grxC gene encoding glutaredoxin 3 → MSILQNTIIIYSTPICPYCTLAKNLLTRKGLMFTEVDVSDPQERLALMEKAGGRKTVPQIFINDHHIGGYDDLTSADQSGELDNLLRK
- a CDS encoding ComF family protein; amino-acid sequence: MMRPLIKDISSKLLDFILPPQCINCTTSVLQQGGLCADCWEKINFISKPFCSLCGFPFNISIENENICAPCARKSPLFARARAAIYYNDASKPMILRFKHADALHITPLFAEWLYQAGHDLFPQAEYLVPTPLHWSRLVYRGYNQAALLSQKLSKKTKIPHLPDLLERTRRTPPQGELTSKEREKNVSNAFKLNKKYKQLIRDKHILLIDDVFTSGATVQACTKILKKSGAKQIDILTLAKVIKPKI